From a region of the Homalodisca vitripennis isolate AUS2020 unplaced genomic scaffold, UT_GWSS_2.1 ScUCBcl_10151;HRSCAF=18903, whole genome shotgun sequence genome:
- the LOC124374794 gene encoding RAD50-interacting protein 1-like has protein sequence MKIKKIQQLEHKGSLICDVYAPFQDLSSNMEMYLASRSEAEAIAEFGVLCEMCARLHTSKCSHLTTYLSDTLHHWHNVLKDRFSAQLEEVLKTAGWPVVSSTVLTTPPPDCMNRFQLIVKHLLEIQLPPELTTPAVTSSLLGNFPPLSLPVTLMLKPLRKRFIYHFCGNKKTNQPERPEWFMTQVLTWIRDHEHFMTQWVQPVFNQSRRTKMSAKLELTQGLVELVVDKLHSDMPSLMNKDEHFSHMVDETLGFDKELKEVAGYPESLPSAVTVLTQAQVFVKWIHMEHKYARDKMDNILSSGTAWSELTGSDELKITEAAEAFLNLLSTMTERYSILPQPGHRMQFVDLQLELIDELRLRLSQLLNLERQDPLDSQLPAILNTASYICTVLAEWGTKPHYLMLQHYKTQVQSVGGELSAMEAASLRQ, from the exons atgaaaattaagaaaatacaacAGTTAGAACACAAGGGGTCTCTTATCTGCGATGTGTACGCTCCATTTCAAGATCTGAG TTCTAATATGGAAATGTACTTGGCGTCACGAAGTGAGGCAGAAGCAATAGCGGAATTCGGTGTCCTGTGTGAAATGTGTGCTCGCCTTCATACCTCCAAATGCAGCCATCTTACCACCTATCTGAGTGACACGCTTCATCACTGGCATAATGTGTTGAAAGATAGGTTTTCAGC ACAGTTGGAGGAAGTGTTGAAGACTGCAGGCTGGCCTGTAGTCAGCAGCACTGTACTCACTACACCACCACCAGATTGTATGAACCGGTTCCAGCTCATAGTCAAACATCTGCTCGAAATCCAGCTTCC TCCAGAGTTGACTACTCCAGCTGTTACTTCCTCACTGTTGGGGAACTTTCCCCCACTCTCCCTCCCAGTCACGTTGATGTTGAAACCTCTACGAAAACGTTTCATTTATCATTTCTGCGGCAACAAGAAGACAAACCAACCAGAAAGGCCAGAGTGGTTCATGACGCAG GTCCTGACCTGGATAAGGGACCACGAACATTTCATGACCCAATGGGTGCAGCCCGTGTTCAACCAGAGTAGAAGAACTAAAATGTCAGCCAAG TTGGAGCTGACCCAAGGTCTGGTGGAGCTGGTGGTAGACAAGCTACACAGTGACATGCCATCACTCATGAACAAGGACGAACACTTCTCCCACATGGTCGACGAGACACTGGGCTTCGACAAGGAGCTGAAGGAGGTCGCCGGATATCCGGAGTCCTTGCCCAGTGCCGTTACAGTTCTCACACAGGCGCAGGTCTTCGTCAAGTGGATACACATGGAGCATAAAT ATGCAAGAGACAAGATGGACAACATCCTCAGCAGCGGGACTGCATGGTCTGAGCTGACAGGCAGTGATGAACTGAAGATCACTGAGGCCGCTGAGGCCTTTTTAAACCTGTTGTCCACTATGACAGAACGGTACAGCATCCTGCCTCAGCCTGGTCACAG GATGCAGTTTGTTGATCTCCAGTTGGAATTGATTGACGAGCTGAGGTTGAGGTTATCACAGCTGCTAAACTTAGAGAGACAAGATCCCCTGGACTCGCAGTTACCAGCCATACTGAACACTGCCTCCTACATCTGCACAGTCCTAGCAGAGTGGGGCACTAAGCCG